In one window of Bifidobacterium sp. WK041_4_12 DNA:
- a CDS encoding UTRA domain-containing protein encodes MYRVRRLRFLDVSPFMLENSRFPQDLFPKLEHQDLTKSIYKVMYKVKRCSST; translated from the coding sequence ATTTATCGAGTGAGAAGATTGCGCTTTCTTGATGTGTCGCCGTTTATGTTAGAAAATAGCAGATTTCCTCAGGATTTATTTCCAAAGCTCGAGCATCAAGATCTCACTAAATCGATATACAAGGTCATGTATAAAGTGAAGAGATGTTCGTCTACGTAA